The sequence GTGTTACGCCACATTGAAACTGGCATCCGCTTTTGTTTGGGATTTCAAAACCTTGGCGTAGCAAGTCAACAACGCTATTGACTAGCGTTAGAAAGATACGTGGCCAGATAAACAGATGCGAACGTTGCCTAACTTCTGCCTGGCCTCACAAGGAGCACAAGCCATCATTTTTGCTGCCTTTTTGTAGCACGCTGCGATGTCGTGGGAATTCAACATACCGATCAGCGGGGATGACCTCGTCAAGGCTGGCGGTGTGGACCAGTACGTGGTTCAAGATGTTTTAACTCCAAAAGAGCTGCCCTCTCACCTAAACAGTAAGCATCTGCTATCTGAACCCTTTGTGTCCCTCGGGCCAAGTGATGTGGATGTTCTTTAGCCCCCACTAAGGCCTTCTatcattgtgttgtgtttgttatcAAGGATTTAAACAGGCTCTGCGGAGTCAGGGCCCGCTGAGTATCCTGGAGCATTTTGACACAGCTTACAGCGTGCTGCAGTGAGTACTTTTGTCTTTGGAATCTTCCGGCTTTTGTTTCAAGAGGAACACCTCTTTTGGATGAGCCATGTTTCATGTATTGACACGCAAACTTGCATCTTCAGGCACTGGCGAACTCTGGACATGGTAGTGAAGGAGGAAACTTTGGAACTGCTCAGACAAGGTCAGTTTACCAGACACTCCTTTCTTCAGCGTGTTGTACTGTCTCTGCGTGTGAAGTCTTGAGCCAGCTTTTGCTTTGATGCTTTAGTAATTTTTGATGAAAACTACATTTGGTGCTCTTCAAATGCTGCATTTCCTTTCCACTTTTCTGGTTGTACATGTATGGTCTGTAAAACATTGCCGCTAAACAAGTTAAGCAGCCCAAGACTTTTGAAcattagtgtgtgcgtgtgtgtatgtagtacaTGATGCATATTGTGAAACTAAaccctccctcccgctccctGTCCTTCTGTGTTAGTGGTCAGAGGCCTGTCAGTGTCTCTGCCCTCCATGCTGGATGCTGGGGCCCTCTCAGCAGAGGACCGCAAGCTGCAGCTCAACGCGGTCAAGATGAGCGTCTTCCTCCTCTGCAAGTTCACAGAGACCCTGGAGAGTGACTCTTACAGGCAGAGCATCGTCACTGCTACTGGCAAGGTAAATCAGTCTGACTTGCTTGCTTGGGGATATGTGATGTACTCGTGCAGCGTGTAGAGTTAATGCCCAATGAGGAGAACTAGGCACATTTGAGCTCATTGGCTGAGAGGCCGTGTTGTCCTGCTCTCTGATTGGTGGGTAATCTTGGTAGAGCAGCGAAGGTTTGCTACTCTGCTGTAAGGGCCCACCTAAAGAAAACTAGCAGCCACCCCAAGTGGAATACTCTCTCTTCGAGTCATGAGTGGGAGTCAAGGGAACTgcttacattgtgtgtgtgtgtgtgtgtgtgtcagtaagcaTGGAATCATGGCACTCTCCTGACTAGCCAATCAGCATTGATCTTGTTCTTTGGTAATCTGAGGGCAACCAGCAATGATCAGAAACATTGCAGCTATTTTTGAAGGACTTGAAAGTGTCCACGGACATGATGCCAGGTAAGATATATAAATGATTGAGAGGAGCAGAGATTTCACGTAGTGCTGTGTTAGTgaattaatctgtgtgtgtgtgtgtgtgtgtttgtttgtttgtctgtgcgtttgtgtttgtaggGTGGTAAGAAGAATAAAGGTGGCGAGGGCCTGGTGCAGTGGGACTCGGAGAGGGAGGTGGTCCTGCAGTGTCTGTCCCAGCTCCTGCAGCTGGACGTCCGCTCCCTCTGGAGCCTGTCGCTGGTCGAGGAGGAGTTTGTCAGGTCTGCCCGCCCTCTTTTCCCTGATGCTCAGTTAGCTATTCGTTGATTTGCATTCACATAATTTACATTTTTGCCCAGATTAACTTGCATGTCCTGTGTCAGCGTAAATACACTTTGTTGATTGTTTTCCCTCTATTTGTTGGTACAGCTGTGTGACCTGCTGCTGCTATAAGCTTCTGGAGAATCCCACCATCAGCCATGTAAAGAGCAAGCCCACCCGAGACCTGATCATACACCTGCTTGGGGTCATGATCAAGAAGTACAACCACATGTTGGGTCAGTATACACatacaagcgtgtgtgtgtgtggtgggcaaacactcttatccaaagcaacttgcaGTACAAAAGCAGTGATCTGTAAGAGAAGCACACACGCATCATTCTGATGTTACAAATGTAGTGCATGGTCTCTGCTGCTAGCATTTCTCTGCAAGTTTGGATTTGGCTTCATGATGAATTGAGCGGAGCATCTCTCCCAGTTTCTGTGATctggtttgtgttttatttatttgtgtatttgtttttttaaattacaGGAGCTCGTGTGAAAGTGATTCAGCTGTTGCAGCACTTTGAGCAGCTGGCTGGGGTGTGCGCACAGGCAGTAGCCACCTGGAGCTCTGAGTTTGGTATTAAAGCCATCGTTGGAGAAATCATGAGGTAACAGTTGAGCTTTTGTCATAAGTGGAGATGCTTTCAATACCAAGTTAATGCACAATTGAATGCTTTAAAGTTCACTTTTACAGCAGTGATACCTTGTGTATCATGGGGGGGAAAACATttttaacttgtgtgtgtgtgtgtgtatgcgtgcgtgctgCAGGGAGATTGGACAGAAGTCCAGTGAGGAGCTGAGCAGAGAGGGCTCTGGGGTGAAGGCCTTTTCCAGCTTCCTGTCTGAGCTCAGCACCCTGGTGCCCGAGAACATGATCCCCAACATCAGCGTCATTCTCACACACCTGGAgggagaggtgagtgtgtgtgtatatactcgcacgtacacacacacacacacacagacgtacatgcacacacacacattaaacatacTAGCCTTTGTCCTCATAGATATGCATGGGTGATTCTCAGTCACATCATCTCCATTAAGAGAATCACCTGCACTAGCATCTATCTCATTTTCATTAGAAATGGATTATTGTATATAATCAGCGTTAGACATTTCTGATAAATTCAGGTAGTCGTTGTCTTTGCTCTCGGTATCTCCTTGTCTAGTGAACCTGTGGCTCAAGCTGTTGGCTCTCTAGGGTAGCTTTGAACAGAAAAAATGTAGCTCGTCACTGCATACGCTAAGGACAGGGCTGCACTCTGGGACCATGTGGATATTGCGGGCACGCCATGCTAGTATTTGAGGCCGTGCACAACCAGCACACCAAACAGACGCGGGATGCGTCGCTGCCATGTTGCGTACACGTTGTTAATAGCAGTTCTATCGACGTGACCGTTCATGCCCTATTTGACCCACAGAGCCCCAGCATGCGCGTGGCCTTGTGCGAGATCCTCGGGGAGGTGCTGGTGCGCATCCTGTCCGGCGACCAGCTGGAGGACTCGGCCCGGGCGGACCGCGACCGCTTCCTGGACACGCTGCAGGAGCACATGCACGACACGCACTCCAACGTGCGCACGCACGTCCTCCAGGTGTACGCGCGCATCGTCAACAGCAAGGTGGGACAAACGTGGTTGCCTTATTGTATGCAATGGTGTCGATAGCCATGGTTTcatgcaaagattctagaacagagcaagatggatcactggccggagaatacgttggattttttgaagtacattctaacgctccatgggcgccattttggtaagccgaaaagtaataaatcgtgcctttcacacggccagataATTAccgagaaacaaaacaaaaaacagctggcaacggcaaaaacagctgttgaggtgggtttatatgattggaactgtgtcagaaatgttgctgagcttaccaaaatggcgccctgtaccgtacttcattcttttgacgcagctgatccatcttgctctgttctagaatctttgctttcATGTTTGTGGTTTCAGTGGACTTTTCCTAAGCTCCACAAGTAAACCACAGTTAGAACAACTTTAGGCaatgatggtgtgtttgtgtggtgagcAATTTAATTGCGCAGGATGTAGAGATCATGCCCAATGAGGAGAACTAGGCACATTTGAGCTCATTGGCTGAGAGGTCGTGTTGTCCTGCTCTCTGATTGGTGGGTAATCTTGGTAGAGCAGCGAAGGTTTGCTACTCTGCTGTAAGGGCCCACCTAAAGAAAACTAGCAGCCACCCCAAGTGGAATACTCTCTCTTCGAGTCATGAGTGGGAGTCAAGGGAACTgcttacattgtgtgtgtgtgtgtgtgtgtgtcagtaagcaTGGAATCATGGCACTCTCCTGACTAGCCGATCAGCATTGATCTTGTTCTTTGGTAATCTGAGGGCAATCCGCAATGATCAGAAACTTTGCAACTAACTTTGAAGGACCTGAAAGTGGACTTCATTGGGCTTTCCCTGAACTCCACATGTAAATTACCGCAGTTATCACAATTTaggtaatagtgtgtgtgagctgtaatTACAGTTTTGAAACCAGGAAAAAAATATTGGCTCATAACCTTGCCATCTTCTTTCATCCGGTGTATTAATACACAATGCTATGGTAAACAATGGCGTATTCAGATGGCGTCTTGCATGGGTCTTATTTTCCTGTATTCTGTCTGtgagttgttgttgtcgttgtgtACCTATGTGCATTTGCAGAATGATTCAGTGTCCCACTCCTTTCTCCTCAGGCCCTGCCACTGTGCCGCTATACTGAGGTGATGGAGTTTGCCGTGGGCCGTCTGGCTGACAAGTCTGTCAACGTGTGCAAGAGCGCCATCCAGCTGCTGGCTGCCTTCATTGCGCACAATCCCTACAGCTGCAAGGTACTTGCAGGCAATTGGCCCCAAGAGGTTTTAGGTCTCCACTAGCACATCATGCCTAACAACatcccttagctgttctaaaatcagcgTAACCTACGGACtcaagtggcttattgcttttctaaaactacatctggcaagatttcatgaaataAAGGCACAGTAacaagatatatatatatatatatatatatatataacgatTTATTTATACAAAATCATTCTTGTCAATCATTGCTGTCAAACCTACAACGTTTTAAGCCATTTTATCATTAGGATGTGAATGGATCTGTGGTGttcgtgtttttctttttatgcTTTAGTCTGAAGTTATTACTGCGTCTGTATGGTTCAGTTGGAACTGAAGTGAGGCCTTGTATTCATCCCTTTTGTTTCTATGTAGCTCAGCAGTGCAGATCTGAAGAAGCCCTTAGAGAAAGAAACTGGCAAACTGAAAGAGATGAAGGACAAGATGGCTGAGAAGTCGCCAGGTAAGGCCTTTCCTCCAACCGACTGGTTTCTTGGAGTGTGTTACCCAGTGATGATCCCAAGGCGAATGCGAGCTCTCTGAATCAGGGGCTGGGctctcctgcacacactctGGCCGGTAATCTTGGCAGGGCAGCGGAGGTTTGCTGCTCTGCTGTAAGGGCCGGCCTACATCAAACCCAGTCCTGCTCCTAATGCCTTCTCGCAAAGACACGCGCAGAAGGATGGAGGGTGGgacttactgtgtgtgtctgtctgtctgtgtgtgtgtgtgcacgtgtgtgcaggtTGAGACTCTGTCCTCGGTGGAATTCACTGAGCTATGAGCTGCTTCTTTGGTAATCTGAGGGTGACATCCTTTAATTGAAACTTCCTGCTTCTACAGATCGTACAAATGGTCTCACCTTTATActtaaatttgtgtgtgtgtgtgtgtgtgtgtgtgtgtgtgtgcgcagttgCTGTGATCTCTGCTGTGGAATTGTGGTCTGCTATGGAGCCAGAGGTTCTGCAGACAGTGATGGCCCACCTTGAGCCTAGCAGTGATGAAGAGGTGGTGGCGgatgaagagggggaggaggaggaggatgtggtgGATGACGAAGAGGAGAATAGCGACCGGGACACCGCCATTCAAATCGCCCAGCTCCTCAGAGACAACAAGTACAGGTAAGCACACCGTTGGTGTTAATTGCGCAGGATGTAGAGATCATGCCCAATGAGGAGAACTAGGCACATTTGAGCTCATTGGCTGAGAGGCCGTGTTGTCCTGCTCTCTGATTGGTGGGTAATCTTGGTAGAGCAGCGAAGGTTTGCTACTCTACTGTAAGGGCCCACCTAAAGAAAACTAGCAGCCACCCAAAGTGGAATACTCTCTCTTCGAGTCATGAGTGGGAGACCAGGGAACTgcttacattgtgtgtgtgtgtgtgtgtgtgtgtgtcggtaagCATGGAAACATGGCACTCTCCTGACTAGCCAATCAGCATTGATCTTGTTCTTTGGTAATCTGAGGGCAATCCACAATGATAAGAAACTTTGCAACTAACTTTGAAGGACCTGAAAGTGCACTTCATTGGGCTTTCCCTGAACTCCACATGTAAATTACCGCAGTTATCACAAACACACCGTTAGTGTTATAGAAATCGAGATAAAAAGATTTGTGTAGGCTTTTGACCAGGCTTAAAAGGTGAAAAAACTCAAGCAGCAATGCCAGTGACAGTGTAGCAGATGAATATCTCGTTATGGCATGTGTGTGGAACTTCAGTTGGCTTGTGTTTGGGTCATGAAAGATGTGGATGTATTTCTTAATGTTTCTGTTATGTCTTGCAGGCAAGCAGTGCGTGCGTGTATTAAGGCTCACGACCGCTTCCCGCAGTCAAAGTTCTTTTCTTGCCTCTCCAACTTGAACACTCAGGCAGTGATGCACACCCTGGGCCACCTGTTTAAAGGTGAGTGGGCATAATAAAACTGTGGCAAGTTCGGCCGTGGAATACTCCATGGGTTGAGTATAGGTGCAGACACCTTTTAGAATGGGTGAGACTAATCTTTTGATGTCAAAATAGGTCTCCGAGTAGAAATTGGTCTGTTGAAAATTGATTGGCGCCGGTAAGTGTTGGCGTTTGAACTAGAAGACCAGTTTGTGAGGTTTTTCAGACAGTTACatgcatcatacagtatatcgaTTAAGTTGAGTTGGGTTGAATTCGGTTTGATTTCATTTTATTGGCATGATGACTCATATTTACCAACATTTCTGTCAATTTGCTGGTGTTGACCAGCTAGGTTATTTTAAACTGCAGTCAAGATTTTTTGATAACCTTTGATTTGCCCAGTTGTTCTTAAAAGcatgtaatgtaaaaaaaaaaagccaagctGGTAATAAAATGTAGGAACAAAAATGATGTAGCACACTTATGTGTTAatgctctcctctttctccacaGGGTCAGAGCATGAGCAGGACCCAGACGGCCAGGCTCAGGAGGCCCAGCTGCTTGCCGCCGCCTCTGCCGGGGGGGAGAGCCAGGGCGCGGCTGCGGAGAGGGCCGGGGACAGTGTGGACGAGGGCGAGCTGAAGAAGCAGGAGATGCTGGTGCAGTACCTGCGCGACACGGAGGGCTTCGCCCTGCAGGTGGAGAGGGCCATCGCCATCATCAACAACATGCTCTACTGGAAGACCACCACAGGTAGGGCTCTTCTGCTGACCTGGGCTGAGGATGGCATGTTTTGCACATCCGGCTGAATCCAGAGTTTTCACCCAGTCTCTCCATCAGCTGTCCGACATGATTCTCCTGGAAATGTTCTGTCCTAAAGTGCTTAGTTGCAGGCAACTCTATTCTAACTTGAGCTGCACAGGGCTGCCCCATTGGAAGGGCTTGGTTCTGATGATTATGGAATATTTAAATGCCCTACAGGGGGTTGGACTTGATGTTTGGGTTCTGTTTTAAGACCGAATATCCAtcctgattgtgtgtctgtcaatctgtctgtccgtccatcCCAGTGGTGCAAGAGGCCATTCAGTTTTGCGTGACCGTGTACGAGTTCAGCGTTGCCAACTCGCTGTCGGGCGTGAGGAAGATGCTGCCGCTGGTCTGGTCCACGGACACGGCGGTGAAGGAGGCAGTGGTGCAGGCCTACCGGCGCCTCTACCTCAACCCTCAGGGAGACACCACCAGGTGAGTGCGCTGCCACACCTGCACAAGCCTCAGCATTCGCAAAGCAATGGAGAATTAATTTCTCTCGTgccagcataataataataataataaaatatcaAGAAATATGCAGAGAAAATTATAAACTAGAGTGTAGCTGTTACCCAGTGATGATCCCAAGGCGAATGTGAGCTCTCTGAATCAGGGGCTGggctctcctgcacacacacactctggccggTAATCTTGGCAGGGCAGCGGAGGTTTGCTGCTCTGCTGTAAGGGCCGGCCTACATCAAACCCAGTCCTGCTCCTAATGCCTTCTCGCAAAGACACGCGCAGAAGGACAGAGGGTGGGActtactgtgtttgtgtctgtctgtgtgtgtgtgtgtctgtctgtctgactgtctgtgcacatgtgcgtgcaGGTTGAGACTCTGTCCTCGGTGGAATTCACTGAGCTATGAGCTGCTTCTTTAATCTGAGGGTAAAGACAATCACTCAGACGCTTCTGCATCGTAGACTGAGCCATTTCTACAGAATTGCTCTcgactttctccatctctccgctctctctgcGACTGATCAGCAGTTGTTGCGGTCTCGGTTGTTCCCAGATGAAGGAATACATCAATCGCTTTTGAATAACTACTGCggcttttgtctttttttttccccctctcttcaaaGCTCTTCGTTGATTAAGGCTACATTCATTTGTTGTGCTCTTTATTAACGTTCCTTCACTAATGTGCACTTTTCAATTAAGGATATTTGatatttgctttttattttatCAGGCAGTTATGTTGATGTGCATATTGTTAATTTATTTTGTTCTCTGCCTAAGTAGCCTCCCTTTTTGCCTCTGACGGCAGTGTAGAGACCTCTGACCGAACCCTGGAAGAAGTCAGTGATAAATCcaatgattattattatgtggCCCCTCTCTAAGCCCTCTTCTCTCTAATGGCTGCTTAATTGGTAGTGTCCCACAATTTGCCTGGCTTCACATGAGAAATTAAATGCCACTTAATGGAGGAAAGACACACAATTTTATTTGACTGTTGCAGACGTGGGTGGTTGCATACAtgcgtttgcttttttttctttttttttttttcttgtaatgATTTTGACTTTTGAACTGTTAAATGCTAATATGCTGGGTGATAAAAGAAAAAAtggaaatgaaattgaataTCTGTCCTGTCGGGTGTAGTGCggtcacctcacacacagaacTGTACCTCACTAGTTTGCTAGACGAACAAATCATTTTGAGGGAGAACATCCTCATTCAGGTGTTTTGATGGGCACAGTCAGTGGTAGCGTCGAAATGGTGTTTTATTTCGGCACAAGTATGTTTACACCAGCACAGATGTTGATTTTTAGTTGTTGTCGTCTGTGTCAAGTCTGGCAGCACAGTAAATTACTACACTGACAATCTGTCAATCTTGACTATAAatgcatttctgtctgtctctcagggCTAGAGCGCAAACTCTGGTGGACAACCTATCGGAGTTGATGGTTGATGCGTCGCTGGGAACCATCCAGTGTCTGGAAGAGATTGTGAGTAGTGCAGGGTGGTCAAAGTGGCCATTTGCAATTTtatggttgggggggggggggcttgcaTTTTATGtcttacagtgggtacgggttgagaatgcaccttctcccgcgggactcccgaagagatcccgcaggccgtcaagccgatttttttcgaggctaaggcaatgtacccaaacaaccaccaggtggcagaaagtttcatcccgcatttcaaaatgatgaagaccgcatatccgtcaatagtcgactccttaatctcatttaatcattacaatgaaggtgatgactggcgaaattattcaaacgacgtttcaatgaaccattgttgaaatgaatgaaaatggttatagaaaatcgcctacagcctaacgccgacacagctgattctttgattgattttaagctgttttgatgtaggggatgggtaaactggcgcgctacaaacatgctaccaatcaaatgtaatattactagcctacttagacactttagtcataggcaacgttgccatgttaatttgggctagaagtgcttgcttgtggtggcgctcctgtccgctgcttctcccgaattgtgtggcaaatttgtcagcaatcagcttaaatgtcaaatcatatttatttctctttgtcgccatggtattgggggaaacgcggagaaacgagatggtcagtcctcgtattttttcttcgcgtttcgttataagaaataggctatataagtaatagttagtcttcttccgtataaggaactaggctactcaatgcacacacactacaatgaaaaacacacaaagaaatcactaaacatatagcctacaacctaatgacactttaatgcagctatgggccgcgaaacgtggagactgctgctggtccgcgagacatggagtgaaattaggtccggtgatctgataatttgctgcgcaattgaccaagcaaccgcggaccgacagaaaaagaaagcaaacgttgctgcggaaatgcttgctaatttgatgtgtttaaacatagagccatacaattaggtgtgtctgttattatgataattttcgagcataactgcttgtccatagctcagtgacaggtgttaatagccttgccataagcactgctgcaggtgcttcttttattatgcggttagagcacaagcgcttactcatatagactataactcagggacaagtgcaaaaccaccaactgggagggatcgaagggcaagcaagcactgccacacaacgtgaaggcctttgtgttgtcaacactaaacagaacgtttcctacgatggggagaagtggccgcacggactgc comes from Sardina pilchardus chromosome 6, fSarPil1.1, whole genome shotgun sequence and encodes:
- the ncapd2 gene encoding condensin complex subunit 1, with amino-acid sequence MSWEFNIPISGDDLVKAGGVDQYVVQDVLTPKELPSHLNRFKQALRSQGPLSILEHFDTAYSVLQHWRTLDMVVKEETLELLRQVVRGLSVSLPSMLDAGALSAEDRKLQLNAVKMSVFLLCKFTETLESDSYRQSIVTATGKGGKKNKGGEGLVQWDSEREVVLQCLSQLLQLDVRSLWSLSLVEEEFVSCVTCCCYKLLENPTISHVKSKPTRDLIIHLLGVMIKKYNHMLGARVKVIQLLQHFEQLAGVCAQAVATWSSEFGIKAIVGEIMREIGQKSSEELSREGSGVKAFSSFLSELSTLVPENMIPNISVILTHLEGESPSMRVALCEILGEVLVRILSGDQLEDSARADRDRFLDTLQEHMHDTHSNVRTHVLQVYARIVNSKALPLCRYTEVMEFAVGRLADKSVNVCKSAIQLLAAFIAHNPYSCKLSSADLKKPLEKETGKLKEMKDKMAEKSPVAVISAVELWSAMEPEVLQTVMAHLEPSSDEEVVADEEGEEEEDVVDDEEENSDRDTAIQIAQLLRDNKYRQAVRACIKAHDRFPQSKFFSCLSNLNTQAVMHTLGHLFKGSEHEQDPDGQAQEAQLLAAASAGGESQGAAAERAGDSVDEGELKKQEMLVQYLRDTEGFALQVERAIAIINNMLYWKTTTVVQEAIQFCVTVYEFSVANSLSGVRKMLPLVWSTDTAVKEAVVQAYRRLYLNPQGDTTRARAQTLVDNLSELMVDASLGTIQCLEEIVHEFFGSESALQASVVQALWERFSGKRETAALHRRAAVLLLGMAARAEREVVLSNLDTLCSVALGESVTEDYLLARDTVITICNVTDQIRMSKGAPFRLPQDHQLFSCLTQAVADGVVLSCPYWQTFMEQAVRLIYFLAESPDQLCGRLLQRSSRLLLEQAAEARPTSQSDDASIVQSQGDSPQSQASSQDPEDQGEQVSCVSLAQLVALCGCVAFWQVSHLERSVSAELRRRRGEREEKEEKGPSNKSKQDANDSCVEEELGLIGASAEDTESELIRKICETELLAEENLLCVFVPLLVKVCSSPGRYSHPQLTTAACLALSQYMMISPAACKEHIRLLFTILEKSPLPVVRSNTVVALGDLTVRFPNILEPWTPNLYARLSDENASVRLTAITVLTQLVLKDVMKVKGQVSEVAVLLLDPEPHIASLALNFFNELASKDNAIYNLLPDIISRLSDPERGISEDDFHTIMKQLFSYITKERQTESLVEKLCQRFRTAKTERQWADVAVSLSLLSVCERGFKRLQECWECYSDKLTETGVYQPLLSITAKLRRGAKPQFKAQVDEFEKKLTAVHTKGLENVENEELESQSEEQTQTQLSKTSAPPRSTRKTRGRVKSTVPEESDLVTPKQKAGRRPRKVIVFSSDEEEEDAVMEESETPKVTTPIARASRRTRLRH